A part of Mycolicibacterium sp. TUM20985 genomic DNA contains:
- a CDS encoding amino acid ABC transporter permease, with product MTDDVRVQLKPPDSSAVIDAVPMRHPWRWVTAIVIVILVALFLYGAATNEAYGWGTFGKYVFDERIFSGVVVTLELTVLSMILAIVLAVLLAVMRLSPNPIFRSVSWVYLWIFRGTPVYVQLVFWGLFPTIYRNIQLGIPFGPTFFTFNIQNLSLYFLLAVIGLGLNEAAYLAEIIRAGISSVPEGQSEASTALGMSWIMTMRRTVLPQAMRVIIPPTGNEFIGQLKTTSLVAAVPFTFDLFGRQRDISAVLFQPIPLLLVAAAWYLLITSILMVGQFYLERYFSRGVSRKLTTKQLEALADAQTLGEVGHT from the coding sequence ATGACTGATGACGTTCGCGTTCAGCTGAAGCCACCCGATAGCTCAGCCGTCATCGATGCCGTCCCGATGCGGCACCCTTGGCGGTGGGTGACGGCGATCGTCATCGTCATTCTCGTCGCGCTGTTCCTCTACGGCGCGGCGACGAACGAGGCGTACGGCTGGGGCACCTTCGGCAAGTACGTCTTCGACGAACGGATCTTCTCGGGGGTGGTGGTCACCCTCGAATTGACCGTGTTGTCGATGATCCTGGCCATCGTGCTGGCCGTGCTGTTGGCGGTCATGCGACTGTCACCCAATCCGATCTTCCGCTCGGTGTCGTGGGTGTACCTGTGGATCTTTCGAGGCACCCCGGTCTACGTCCAACTGGTGTTCTGGGGCTTGTTTCCGACCATCTACCGAAACATTCAGCTGGGCATTCCGTTCGGGCCGACGTTCTTCACCTTCAACATCCAGAACCTGTCGCTGTACTTCCTCCTGGCCGTCATCGGGCTGGGTTTGAACGAGGCGGCATATCTTGCGGAGATCATCCGGGCCGGCATCAGCTCGGTTCCGGAAGGACAGTCGGAGGCCTCCACCGCGCTGGGCATGTCGTGGATCATGACCATGCGGCGCACCGTGTTGCCCCAGGCGATGCGGGTGATCATCCCGCCGACCGGCAATGAGTTCATCGGCCAGCTCAAGACCACCTCACTGGTGGCCGCAGTGCCCTTCACCTTCGACCTGTTCGGGCGTCAGCGCGACATCTCGGCGGTGCTGTTTCAACCGATCCCGCTGCTGCTCGTAGCCGCCGCGTGGTACCTGCTCATCACCAGCATCCTGATGGTGGGGCAGTTCTACCTGGAGCGGTACTTCTCCCGCGGGGTCTCGCGCAAGCTGACCACCAAACAGCTCGAGGCACTGGCCGACGCGCAGACGCTGGGAGAGGTGGGACACACATGA
- the macS gene encoding MacS family sensor histidine kinase, translating into MPLAPPPDPAAPLWRAAQVYRLLSCLYAFGFQIAVNDDLERPAIGWALFAVLIAWSIACAAAYLQGYGRRLAWVAAEVVVVVALMLSTTVVASDHWALDNQSWPTTLWATNATISAAILLGPVGGMVIGLVVVAASAVLKGYLSIDVGRNATVVIELAVGLAIGMAAQTARRAHAELQRAARLAASLEERERLSREVHDGAIQVLALVARRGHEIGGATSELADLAGQQERVLRRWVSAAGTPVPQGPEADLGPMLRNRATDRVSISLPPEPVLLPADVAREVDAAVANALDNVVAHAGADARAFVLVEDLDHAVVVSVRDDGSGIATGRLDEAAREGRVGVSKSIVGRMNWLGGSARLSTDAGRGTEWELTIPRSP; encoded by the coding sequence ATGCCCCTCGCACCGCCACCCGATCCGGCCGCGCCACTCTGGCGGGCGGCGCAGGTGTACCGGCTGCTGAGTTGTCTCTACGCCTTCGGTTTTCAGATCGCCGTCAACGACGACCTCGAGCGCCCCGCCATCGGCTGGGCCCTCTTCGCGGTGCTGATCGCGTGGAGTATCGCCTGTGCGGCGGCCTACCTCCAGGGCTATGGCAGGCGGCTCGCGTGGGTGGCCGCGGAAGTCGTAGTGGTCGTCGCCCTGATGTTGTCGACCACGGTCGTCGCCTCCGACCATTGGGCGCTGGACAACCAGTCCTGGCCGACCACGCTGTGGGCGACCAACGCGACGATCTCGGCGGCGATCCTGCTTGGGCCCGTGGGCGGCATGGTGATCGGGCTGGTGGTGGTGGCGGCCAGTGCGGTGTTGAAGGGCTACCTCAGCATCGACGTCGGACGCAACGCGACCGTCGTGATCGAGCTCGCCGTCGGCTTGGCCATCGGCATGGCCGCGCAAACGGCTCGGCGCGCCCATGCCGAGCTGCAACGGGCGGCCCGGCTGGCGGCGTCGCTCGAGGAGCGCGAGCGGCTGTCCAGGGAGGTGCACGACGGCGCCATCCAGGTGTTGGCGCTGGTCGCGCGGCGGGGGCATGAAATTGGTGGGGCAACAAGCGAACTCGCGGATCTGGCGGGGCAGCAGGAGCGTGTGCTCAGGCGGTGGGTCAGCGCTGCGGGCACACCCGTGCCGCAGGGCCCCGAGGCCGATCTCGGGCCGATGTTGCGCAATCGCGCAACGGATCGGGTTTCGATCAGCTTGCCGCCCGAACCGGTCCTGCTCCCCGCCGACGTGGCACGCGAAGTCGACGCGGCGGTGGCCAACGCCCTCGACAACGTCGTCGCCCATGCCGGCGCGGACGCGCGGGCCTTCGTCCTGGTCGAGGACCTGGACCACGCGGTGGTGGTCAGCGTGCGCGACGACGGATCGGGAATCGCGACCGGTCGGCTCGACGAAGCCGCCAGGGAGGGCCGGGTAGGGGTGTCGAAATCGATTGTGGGACGGATGAACTGGCTGGGCGGCAGCGCTCGGCTGAGCACTGATGCGGGAAGGGGGACCGAGTGGGAGCTGACCATTCCGCGTTCACCGTGA
- a CDS encoding ABC transporter substrate-binding protein, whose amino-acid sequence MLSGCAKNDDSASPTTETTAAKAAKVDDIANTVPEEIKSSGKLIVGVNVPYTPNEFKDSSGKIIGFDVDLMNAIASTLGLTAEYREADFSKIIPSIQGGTFNVGMSSFTDTKEREQTVDFVTYFSAGSLWAKPQGSDIDPNDACGKKVAVQSTTTQEVDELPAKSKACTDAGKPAIDIVKFDGQDQATNAVVLGQADAMSADSPVTLYAIKQSNGKLEQAGETFDSAPYGWPVAKGSPLAASLQKALEHLIETGDYKTIATNWGVEAGMIDKPVINGATS is encoded by the coding sequence ATGCTTTCCGGCTGCGCCAAGAACGATGATTCCGCGAGCCCAACGACGGAGACCACTGCGGCCAAGGCCGCCAAGGTCGACGACATCGCCAACACCGTGCCCGAGGAGATCAAGTCCTCCGGCAAGCTGATCGTCGGCGTCAACGTGCCCTACACGCCCAACGAGTTCAAGGATTCGAGCGGCAAGATCATCGGGTTCGACGTGGACCTCATGAACGCGATCGCGTCCACCCTCGGACTGACGGCCGAGTACCGCGAGGCGGACTTCTCCAAGATCATCCCGTCGATTCAGGGCGGCACGTTCAACGTGGGCATGTCATCGTTCACCGACACCAAGGAACGTGAGCAGACCGTCGACTTCGTCACGTACTTCTCGGCCGGCTCGCTGTGGGCCAAGCCGCAAGGTTCGGACATCGACCCCAACGATGCCTGCGGCAAGAAGGTCGCGGTGCAGTCCACGACCACCCAGGAAGTCGACGAACTTCCCGCCAAGAGCAAGGCCTGCACCGACGCGGGCAAGCCCGCGATCGACATCGTCAAGTTCGACGGCCAGGACCAAGCCACCAACGCCGTCGTCCTCGGCCAGGCAGACGCCATGTCGGCAGACTCCCCGGTGACGCTGTATGCGATCAAGCAGAGCAACGGCAAGCTCGAGCAGGCCGGTGAAACCTTCGACTCGGCGCCCTACGGTTGGCCCGTGGCGAAGGGTTCCCCGCTGGCGGCATCGCTGCAGAAGGCCCTCGAGCATCTGATCGAGACCGGTGACTACAAGACCATCGCCACGAACTGGGGTGTCGAGGCGGGCATGATCGACAAGCCCGTCATCAATGGTGCAACGAGCTGA
- a CDS encoding adenylate/guanylate cyclase domain-containing protein: MAIDERDGAPRRAGLPVRRSNCVPSVVIEAHLQGRDHHREQNTARQMRVLSVATRIAAAVTLFFGIEQFVITTDAWWLGYMNLVSAVVFLLIPRLYRFGDLLPPVMFYVVAYATITASSLYVGSGVGLHFYFLVAAAIAVLVLGIDHIALAAFLAVLGAGAVIALEWLVPHDTGRQPEWAFALGFVVNTVAAWVLVLATVWFALRETARAEAAMESEYRRSESLLTNILPVSIADRLKDPAHRIIADKYDDASILFADIGGYTKRASDTSPSELVRFLDALYTDLDALVDRHGLEKIKTSGDSYMVVSGVPEPRTDHLEALASLALDMAEAVAGLVDAQGRAVPLRIGLASGPVVAGVVGARKFFYDVWGDAVNVASRMESTDVEGRIQVPDDAYERLKGGFTFAERGEIDVKGKGLMRTWFLVGRRA, encoded by the coding sequence GTGGCAATTGACGAGCGGGACGGCGCACCGCGACGCGCCGGGCTGCCCGTACGACGGTCCAACTGTGTGCCCAGCGTCGTCATCGAAGCGCACCTCCAGGGCCGCGACCACCATCGGGAGCAGAACACCGCACGGCAGATGCGCGTCCTCTCGGTGGCGACCAGGATCGCTGCTGCCGTCACGCTGTTCTTCGGAATCGAACAATTCGTGATCACCACGGACGCGTGGTGGCTCGGGTACATGAACCTCGTCAGCGCTGTCGTGTTCCTGCTCATTCCGCGCCTCTATCGCTTCGGGGACCTACTCCCGCCCGTGATGTTCTACGTGGTGGCCTACGCCACGATCACGGCCTCGTCGCTATACGTCGGGAGTGGCGTTGGCTTGCACTTCTACTTCCTCGTCGCCGCAGCCATCGCCGTGCTGGTGCTCGGTATCGACCACATCGCCCTGGCAGCCTTTCTGGCCGTGCTCGGGGCCGGCGCGGTCATCGCGCTCGAATGGCTGGTCCCCCACGACACCGGTAGACAGCCCGAATGGGCCTTCGCGCTGGGTTTCGTCGTCAATACCGTTGCCGCGTGGGTGTTGGTCCTCGCCACGGTCTGGTTCGCCCTCCGTGAGACTGCGCGGGCCGAGGCCGCGATGGAGTCGGAATACCGCCGGTCCGAGTCGCTGCTCACCAACATCCTGCCCGTCTCGATTGCCGACCGACTAAAGGATCCGGCGCACCGCATCATCGCCGACAAGTACGACGACGCGTCGATTCTGTTCGCAGACATCGGCGGTTACACCAAGCGCGCCAGCGATACCTCGCCATCGGAACTGGTGCGCTTCCTCGACGCCCTGTACACGGATCTCGATGCCCTGGTGGACCGCCACGGCCTCGAGAAGATCAAGACCAGCGGAGACTCCTACATGGTGGTCAGCGGCGTGCCGGAACCGCGCACCGACCATCTCGAAGCCCTTGCCTCGCTGGCCCTGGACATGGCCGAGGCGGTCGCCGGTCTGGTCGATGCGCAGGGCCGTGCGGTCCCGCTGCGCATCGGGCTCGCCAGCGGCCCCGTCGTGGCAGGCGTCGTCGGGGCCCGCAAGTTCTTCTACGACGTGTGGGGGGACGCGGTCAACGTCGCCTCACGGATGGAGTCGACCGACGTCGAGGGACGCATCCAGGTGCCCGACGACGCCTACGAGCGCCTGAAGGGCGGGTTCACCTTCGCGGAGCGCGGTGAGATCGACGTCAAGGGCAAGGGCCTGATGCGAACGTGGTTCCTGGTCGGCCGACGGGCCTAA
- a CDS encoding DUF2339 domain-containing protein, with product MTDADQALIARMSSDLAAITAYVARASADLQQLELSVGERLPQPMFLPQSQFQPQPQFQPPPQPPRSEGWIGKALAVAGVLVTLVGVALLLVLAAQAGLLRPEFRVLAGAALAGGLVAAAWRLRRRPGGRVGSIALAATGVAAAYIDVIAVTTIYRWVSPPAGLVIAAIVAVSGLLLARRWDSEHFGLLVLVPMLGLGPVVADGVTPLLVGFMLALSAAAVPIQVGRDWLGLHAARMAVATLPLGVALVSTSFDSARSPLLAIACVLAGALALGSTLLLLPTATNATAMALLSAAGTTPVLAAALVVDRVTASLMAAALATVLLGIVFAGSRLPLVAAGVRIVWSVLAAVASLIAVTVAFDGPVAAPVLLAMAVVVAVGGRRDTAARWCALGFGVVGGLCHLAYAPPSTLVTATVPASSIAVSTLVGGVLMTACAVVVGFSWRTDWSWVIAAAVALYGITTFSVTAGVLIGGAADGFFAGHVVATTCWIALAAAVFRHAARAPRAQRSLPIGGGMAIVAAAVVKLFLFDLGTLDGIFRVVVFIVVGLALLGMGAGYARLLAQQDDREVQP from the coding sequence ATGACCGATGCGGATCAGGCCCTCATCGCCAGAATGTCCTCCGACTTGGCCGCCATCACGGCGTATGTGGCGAGGGCGTCTGCCGACTTGCAGCAGCTCGAACTGAGCGTGGGGGAGCGACTGCCCCAGCCGATGTTCCTGCCCCAGTCTCAGTTCCAGCCTCAGCCTCAGTTCCAGCCCCCGCCCCAGCCGCCGCGGTCCGAGGGCTGGATCGGCAAGGCACTCGCGGTCGCCGGGGTGTTGGTCACCCTCGTCGGCGTCGCCCTTCTGCTGGTCCTCGCCGCCCAGGCCGGCCTGCTGCGCCCGGAATTCCGGGTGCTGGCGGGCGCGGCTCTGGCCGGCGGATTGGTGGCAGCGGCATGGCGACTTCGGCGTCGGCCGGGTGGCCGGGTGGGCTCGATTGCGTTGGCCGCCACGGGTGTTGCCGCCGCCTACATCGACGTCATCGCGGTCACGACCATCTATCGGTGGGTGTCACCGCCCGCCGGGTTGGTGATCGCGGCGATCGTCGCGGTCTCCGGTCTCCTGTTGGCACGCCGGTGGGACTCCGAGCACTTCGGTCTTCTGGTGCTCGTCCCGATGCTCGGCCTTGGCCCTGTGGTCGCCGATGGCGTCACCCCGCTGCTGGTGGGATTCATGCTGGCGCTGAGCGCCGCCGCGGTGCCGATTCAGGTGGGCAGGGACTGGCTTGGCCTACACGCGGCGCGGATGGCCGTGGCCACGCTGCCGCTGGGCGTCGCCCTGGTCTCGACCAGTTTCGATTCCGCGCGATCACCGTTGCTTGCGATTGCGTGTGTGCTGGCCGGTGCGCTTGCGTTGGGGAGCACGTTGCTCCTGCTGCCGACGGCGACCAACGCGACGGCGATGGCGCTGCTGAGTGCGGCGGGGACCACGCCGGTGTTGGCGGCTGCCCTCGTCGTCGACCGGGTGACGGCTTCCCTGATGGCGGCCGCGCTGGCAACGGTCCTGCTCGGGATCGTGTTCGCCGGATCCCGGCTGCCTTTGGTCGCTGCAGGGGTGCGGATCGTCTGGTCCGTACTGGCCGCTGTGGCGAGCCTCATCGCGGTGACGGTCGCCTTCGACGGTCCGGTGGCGGCACCCGTCCTGCTGGCAATGGCGGTCGTCGTGGCAGTGGGGGGTCGCCGTGACACAGCCGCTCGTTGGTGTGCGCTGGGGTTCGGCGTCGTGGGCGGGCTGTGCCATCTGGCCTACGCGCCCCCGTCGACACTGGTCACGGCCACCGTGCCGGCGTCCTCGATCGCGGTGTCGACGCTCGTCGGCGGCGTGCTGATGACGGCCTGCGCCGTCGTAGTCGGATTCTCGTGGCGCACGGACTGGTCATGGGTGATCGCGGCGGCGGTCGCGCTGTACGGGATCACCACGTTCTCGGTGACGGCCGGCGTACTGATCGGCGGCGCGGCGGACGGTTTCTTCGCCGGGCACGTCGTGGCGACGACCTGCTGGATTGCGTTGGCGGCAGCAGTATTTCGTCATGCCGCGCGGGCGCCGCGGGCGCAACGTTCACTGCCGATCGGCGGCGGGATGGCAATCGTCGCGGCTGCCGTGGTCAAGTTGTTTCTGTTCGACCTCGGGACACTGGACGGCATCTTCCGAGTCGTCGTCTTCATCGTCGTGGGTCTGGCGCTGTTGGGTATGGGGGCGGGCTATGCCCGGCTGCTGGCGCAGCAGGATGACCGCGAGGTACAGCCTTAG
- a CDS encoding amino acid ABC transporter ATP-binding protein: MTAVSDASTTPMVKAEGVCKNFGALKVLKGVTLEIGRGQVLVLVGPSGSGKSTFLRCINHLEQVNGGRLYVDGDLIGYREKGDKLYEMPPREAAKQRRDIGMVFQHFNLFPHRTALANVIEAPIQVKGVKKAEALERARDLLEQVGLSEKATAYPAQLSGGQQQRVAIARALAMNPKLMLFDEPTSALDPELVGEVLGVMKKLASEGMTMVVVTHEMGFAREVADQLVFMDAGVIVERGNPRDVLTNPQEERTKAFLSKVM, encoded by the coding sequence ATGACGGCAGTTTCCGATGCGAGCACGACGCCGATGGTCAAGGCGGAGGGCGTCTGCAAGAACTTCGGTGCCCTCAAGGTCCTCAAGGGCGTGACCCTCGAGATCGGCCGCGGTCAGGTGTTGGTGCTCGTCGGGCCGTCGGGATCGGGCAAGTCGACCTTCCTGCGGTGCATCAACCACCTCGAGCAGGTCAACGGTGGTCGCCTATACGTCGACGGCGACCTGATCGGGTACCGCGAGAAGGGGGACAAGCTCTACGAGATGCCTCCGCGGGAGGCGGCCAAGCAACGCCGCGACATTGGGATGGTGTTCCAGCACTTCAACCTGTTCCCGCATCGCACGGCGCTGGCCAACGTCATCGAGGCTCCGATCCAGGTGAAGGGCGTGAAGAAGGCCGAGGCACTCGAGCGTGCCAGGGATCTACTCGAACAGGTCGGGCTCTCCGAGAAGGCGACCGCGTATCCGGCTCAACTGTCCGGCGGTCAGCAGCAGCGCGTCGCGATTGCGCGGGCGCTGGCGATGAATCCAAAGTTGATGCTCTTCGACGAGCCCACCTCGGCGCTCGACCCCGAGCTCGTCGGGGAGGTCCTCGGCGTCATGAAGAAGCTCGCCAGCGAGGGTATGACGATGGTCGTGGTGACCCATGAGATGGGCTTCGCCCGTGAAGTCGCCGATCAGTTGGTGTTCATGGATGCCGGCGTGATCGTCGAGCGCGGCAACCCTCGTGACGTCCTGACCAATCCCCAAGAAGAGCGCACGAAGGCATTCCTGTCCAAGGTGATGTAG
- a CDS encoding LuxR C-terminal-related transcriptional regulator produces MVVDDHPIWRDAVARDLAEEGFTVVATADGVGSARRRAAVVEPDVVVMDMRLADGGGAEATAEVLTVSPRSRVLVLSASDERDDVLEAVKAGATGYLVKSASKGELAEAVRSTGEGRAVFTPGLAGLVLGEYRRIARVPGGDTVPSLTERETEILRYVAKGLTAKQIAERLSLSHRTVENHVQATFRKLQVANRVELTRYAIEHGLDEQQ; encoded by the coding sequence ATGGTCGTGGACGACCATCCCATCTGGCGCGACGCCGTCGCCCGTGACCTCGCCGAGGAGGGTTTCACCGTCGTCGCGACGGCTGACGGGGTCGGCTCGGCACGGCGCCGCGCCGCGGTGGTCGAACCCGACGTGGTCGTCATGGACATGCGACTGGCCGACGGCGGCGGCGCAGAGGCCACCGCCGAGGTGCTCACGGTGTCGCCGCGTTCGCGCGTCCTGGTGCTCTCGGCATCCGACGAGCGTGACGACGTATTGGAGGCCGTGAAGGCGGGCGCTACGGGTTATCTCGTGAAGAGCGCATCGAAAGGTGAACTGGCCGAAGCCGTTCGATCGACCGGTGAGGGCCGCGCGGTGTTCACACCCGGGCTTGCGGGTCTGGTCCTCGGGGAGTACCGGCGCATCGCGAGGGTGCCGGGGGGCGACACCGTCCCCAGCCTCACCGAGCGCGAGACCGAGATCCTTCGATACGTCGCCAAGGGTCTCACCGCCAAGCAGATCGCCGAGCGATTGTCCCTAAGTCACCGCACCGTAGAGAACCACGTGCAGGCGACCTTCCGAAAGTTGCAGGTGGCCAACCGCGTCGAATTGACGCGGTACGCGATCGAACACGGCCTCGACGAACAGCAGTGA
- a CDS encoding cellulase family glycosylhydrolase, whose translation MRKTAKGMLRTLATRTVVAAIPVAMVGAYAGNLLVPTPPRMAEYAYQQVAEITVSPDTVGIAASPLYGQTKAQIDAQLDQMQALGVENIRVFVPWALLDFAGPSAAGSATWAQLDLVMQSAKERDMGVMAEINSTPPYAVTAGFPGSGTPDPAPFATFMSKFVAQYGNEVSAYEIWNEPNSIQFSNPIDPAAYAALLKAAYPVIKSADPTATVVAGAVGHVFTTGFTMDPVEFVQAMIAADPTIGQYFDALSYHPYDEGLPFSAGNVDPNAGGFASDTAYNQVKDLMALFPTKKVWISEFGVPTYSYVDANGAIQTVTQAQQAALIKDLIESWGSLGQAGPIFLYTGRDTLTGDGVADDNYGLWTTTGAPKAVIDFLTTYFAAHPQNPGTGGPTDPGTGGGGTPTDAAAALAAAFQVLAQQIAQAIAQAVAQAFAQTLAQQIANAVVTAIANGLASLGQPQPVTTAAPLSLRVASVESTEAADTNATTPAKTAVTADATTPVAAEAIAPDAEPMATKPEATTAAVVEAVVPESAAAEPAPSTAPVVTPPEAAKPEVTKSEVATPEATKPASTPSDTGTSAGVEGGGSSPSETRDDDKASAPKPDDRDKPASAQSGSAAAGKDTSGVRKSEQGTRPSKDKGDKGSASEGAPKGDPAPSAAAAGAVGAGATTG comes from the coding sequence ATGAGGAAGACCGCAAAGGGGATGCTTCGGACGCTTGCCACCCGGACTGTCGTGGCAGCCATACCCGTCGCCATGGTCGGCGCGTATGCGGGCAATCTGCTCGTTCCGACACCACCGCGGATGGCCGAGTACGCGTACCAGCAGGTTGCCGAGATCACGGTCTCACCCGACACGGTCGGGATCGCGGCGTCACCGCTGTACGGCCAGACGAAGGCGCAGATCGATGCTCAGCTCGATCAGATGCAAGCCCTCGGCGTCGAGAACATCCGCGTGTTCGTTCCCTGGGCGCTGCTCGACTTCGCCGGTCCCTCGGCAGCCGGAAGTGCCACCTGGGCGCAACTGGACCTGGTCATGCAGTCGGCGAAGGAACGTGACATGGGTGTGATGGCGGAGATCAACAGCACGCCGCCCTATGCCGTGACAGCGGGCTTCCCCGGTTCGGGCACGCCAGACCCCGCACCCTTCGCGACGTTCATGTCGAAGTTCGTCGCCCAGTATGGAAATGAAGTGTCGGCCTACGAGATCTGGAACGAGCCGAACTCGATTCAGTTCTCGAATCCGATCGATCCGGCCGCCTATGCCGCACTGCTGAAAGCCGCCTACCCGGTCATCAAGTCAGCCGATCCGACGGCCACCGTCGTGGCAGGTGCCGTCGGTCACGTCTTCACCACTGGGTTCACCATGGATCCCGTCGAGTTCGTTCAGGCCATGATCGCGGCAGATCCCACCATTGGGCAGTACTTCGACGCGCTCTCCTATCACCCGTATGACGAGGGCCTCCCGTTCTCCGCCGGGAACGTCGATCCCAACGCCGGTGGGTTCGCCTCCGACACGGCCTATAACCAGGTGAAGGACCTGATGGCGCTCTTCCCGACCAAGAAGGTGTGGATCAGCGAATTCGGCGTACCGACATACAGTTACGTCGACGCGAACGGTGCCATCCAGACGGTCACCCAGGCGCAGCAGGCGGCGTTGATCAAGGACCTGATCGAGTCGTGGGGCTCGCTCGGCCAGGCCGGTCCGATCTTCTTGTACACCGGCCGCGACACCCTCACGGGTGACGGCGTCGCCGACGACAACTACGGGCTGTGGACGACGACCGGAGCGCCGAAGGCGGTCATCGACTTCCTCACGACCTACTTCGCTGCGCACCCACAAAATCCCGGCACCGGCGGCCCAACGGATCCAGGGACCGGGGGCGGGGGTACTCCGACGGATGCGGCGGCGGCACTCGCTGCCGCCTTCCAGGTCCTGGCGCAGCAGATCGCGCAGGCCATTGCGCAGGCCGTGGCTCAGGCCTTCGCGCAGACGTTGGCGCAGCAGATCGCGAATGCCGTCGTCACGGCGATCGCGAACGGGTTGGCCAGCCTGGGCCAACCCCAACCGGTGACCACCGCCGCACCGCTTTCACTGCGCGTTGCGTCGGTGGAGTCAACTGAGGCGGCTGACACGAATGCGACCACTCCGGCAAAGACGGCGGTGACCGCGGACGCCACCACTCCGGTGGCAGCCGAGGCGATCGCTCCGGACGCCGAGCCCATGGCGACGAAGCCGGAAGCAACCACCGCCGCCGTCGTCGAAGCCGTGGTTCCAGAATCCGCGGCCGCCGAACCCGCACCGAGCACCGCGCCGGTGGTCACCCCGCCGGAGGCGGCAAAGCCCGAGGTCACCAAGTCGGAGGTCGCAACGCCCGAGGCGACCAAGCCGGCGTCGACACCCAGTGACACGGGCACCTCGGCCGGGGTCGAGGGCGGCGGCTCGAGCCCCTCCGAGACCCGTGACGATGACAAGGCAAGCGCCCCGAAGCCGGACGATAGGGACAAACCCGCATCCGCCCAATCGGGTTCGGCCGCGGCGGGCAAGGACACGTCGGGCGTACGCAAGTCCGAACAAGGGACGCGACCCTCGAAGGACAAGGGCGACAAGGGTTCTGCCTCAGAAGGCGCTCCGAAGGGCGATCCGGCGCCATCCGCAGCTGCAGCCGGTGCCGTGGGCGCTGGGGCTACGACGGGGTAG
- a CDS encoding HdeD family acid-resistance protein, with amino-acid sequence MTAPARPTLLPHLWKTAAVSGVLAVVLGVAIVAWPAISIAVAAIFFGAGLLLTGIQQVFFAFSLDVSAGGRVLLFISGAASLILAIMAFRHLYDAVLLLAIWIGVGFIFRGVATTVSAISDPTLPGRGWNIFVGVISLIAGVVVLASPFDSIGTLAFVVGIWLIVIGVMEVVSAIAIRRATSRLHEALTPSTHESIEPTPEPRKTEEPSS; translated from the coding sequence GTGACCGCGCCAGCTCGCCCAACGCTCTTGCCACACCTTTGGAAGACCGCCGCCGTGTCAGGCGTGCTGGCCGTCGTCCTCGGGGTCGCCATCGTGGCGTGGCCCGCGATCTCGATTGCCGTCGCTGCCATCTTCTTTGGCGCCGGACTGTTGCTGACCGGGATTCAGCAGGTCTTCTTCGCGTTCAGCCTCGACGTGTCCGCGGGCGGGCGTGTGCTGCTGTTCATCAGCGGTGCCGCGTCACTCATCTTGGCAATCATGGCCTTCCGTCACCTGTACGACGCAGTGTTGTTGCTCGCCATCTGGATCGGGGTCGGCTTCATCTTCCGCGGGGTAGCCACCACGGTGTCCGCGATCAGCGATCCGACCCTCCCGGGTCGTGGCTGGAACATCTTCGTGGGTGTCATCAGTTTGATTGCCGGCGTGGTGGTTCTGGCCTCCCCGTTCGACTCGATCGGAACGCTGGCGTTCGTCGTGGGGATCTGGCTGATCGTCATCGGCGTGATGGAGGTCGTCTCCGCGATCGCCATTCGGCGGGCCACCAGTCGACTGCACGAGGCCCTTACGCCCAGCACCCACGAGTCCATCGAGCCCACCCCGGAGCCGAGGAAGACCGAAGAACCGAGTTCCTGA